The following are encoded together in the Juglans microcarpa x Juglans regia isolate MS1-56 chromosome 2D, Jm3101_v1.0, whole genome shotgun sequence genome:
- the LOC121250175 gene encoding 36.4 kDa proline-rich protein isoform X2, translated as MESSKIYALFLICMLFISSATPILGCGSCGKTPTKHKPHKPHKPRKPSKGPIVKPPIVKPPVTLPPVTLPPIVKPPVTLPPIVKPPVTLPPVTLPPIVKPPVTLPPVTLPPIVKPPVTLPPVTLPPVTLPPILNPPGTPKTPSGKPCPPPPAAKETCPIDTLKLGACVDLLGGLVHIGLGDPVVNECCPVLQGLVELEAAVCLCTTLKLKLLNLNIFVPLALQLLVTCGKTPPPGYTCSL; from the exons GGCTGTGGATCCTGTGGAAAGACCCCTACAAAGCACAAGCCGCACAAGCCGCACAAGCCGCGCAAGCCTTCTAAAGGCCCTATTGTCAAG CCCCCGATTGTAAAACCACCAGTGACTCTTCCCCCCGTTACTCTACCTCCGATAGTGAAACCACCAGTGACTCTACCCCCGATAGTAAAACCACCGGTGACTCTTCCCCCCGTGACTCTACCCCCAATAGTAAAACCACCGGTGACACTTCCCCCTGTGACTCTACCCCCGATAGTAAAACCACCGGTAACTCTTCCCCCAGTTACTCTCCCTCCAGTTACACTCCCTCCAATTCTGAACCCACCCGGAACTCCGAAGACACCAAGTGGAAAGCCGTGCCCGCCGCCGCCAGCAGCCAAGGAAACATGCCCCATTGACACGTTGAAACTGGGTGCTTGTGTTGATCTTCTTGGTGGGTTGGTGCACATTGGGCTTGGAGATCCGGTGGTGAACGAGTGCTGCCCGGTGCTGCAAGGGCTTGTTGAGCTTGAGGCTGCGGTTTGCTTGTGCACCACTCTCAAGCTCAAGCTTCTCAACCTTAACATCTTTGTACCACTTGCTCTCCAGCTCCTTGTAACTTGCGGGAAGACACCTCCTCCTGGTTACACCTGCTCTCTCTAG
- the LOC121250175 gene encoding 36.4 kDa proline-rich protein isoform X1, which produces MESSKIYALFLICMLFISSATPILGCGSCGKTPTKHKPHKPHKPRKPSKGPIVKPPVTQPPVTLPPIVKPPVTLPPVTLPPIVKPPVTLPPIVKPPVTLPPVTLPPIVKPPVTLPPVTLPPIVKPPVTLPPVTLPPVTLPPILNPPGTPKTPSGKPCPPPPAAKETCPIDTLKLGACVDLLGGLVHIGLGDPVVNECCPVLQGLVELEAAVCLCTTLKLKLLNLNIFVPLALQLLVTCGKTPPPGYTCSL; this is translated from the coding sequence GGCTGTGGATCCTGTGGAAAGACCCCTACAAAGCACAAGCCGCACAAGCCGCACAAGCCGCGCAAGCCTTCTAAAGGCCCTATTGTCAAGCCCCCAGTTACCCAGCCGCCGGTGACTCTACCCCCGATTGTAAAACCACCAGTGACTCTTCCCCCCGTTACTCTACCTCCGATAGTGAAACCACCAGTGACTCTACCCCCGATAGTAAAACCACCGGTGACTCTTCCCCCCGTGACTCTACCCCCAATAGTAAAACCACCGGTGACACTTCCCCCTGTGACTCTACCCCCGATAGTAAAACCACCGGTAACTCTTCCCCCAGTTACTCTCCCTCCAGTTACACTCCCTCCAATTCTGAACCCACCCGGAACTCCGAAGACACCAAGTGGAAAGCCGTGCCCGCCGCCGCCAGCAGCCAAGGAAACATGCCCCATTGACACGTTGAAACTGGGTGCTTGTGTTGATCTTCTTGGTGGGTTGGTGCACATTGGGCTTGGAGATCCGGTGGTGAACGAGTGCTGCCCGGTGCTGCAAGGGCTTGTTGAGCTTGAGGCTGCGGTTTGCTTGTGCACCACTCTCAAGCTCAAGCTTCTCAACCTTAACATCTTTGTACCACTTGCTCTCCAGCTCCTTGTAACTTGCGGGAAGACACCTCCTCCTGGTTACACCTGCTCTCTCTAG